Proteins from one Terriglobia bacterium genomic window:
- a CDS encoding response regulator transcription factor: MRPRLLLADDHTLMLEGIRLMLEPEFELVGSVEDGQSLLVAAKTLKPDIILLDISMPALNGIDAAHRLRKLLPSAKLIFLTMHADSDYVAAAFRAGAMGYLLKRAAASELKIAIREVMKGHHYVSPLVTRNALELLISSATPGGKPSDRLTPRQREVLQLVAEGRSRKEIASILNISIKTVEFHKSTLARELNLHTVADFTRYAIEHRIIPAERSS, translated from the coding sequence ATGCGCCCCCGGTTGCTGCTCGCCGACGACCACACTCTGATGCTCGAGGGAATCCGGCTCATGCTGGAGCCGGAGTTTGAGCTGGTAGGCAGCGTGGAAGATGGCCAGTCGCTTCTGGTCGCGGCGAAGACCTTGAAACCCGATATTATTCTCCTCGACATCTCCATGCCGGCTCTGAATGGCATCGACGCGGCACATCGGCTCCGGAAGCTTCTGCCTTCGGCTAAGCTGATCTTTCTTACCATGCATGCAGACTCCGACTATGTGGCGGCAGCGTTTCGGGCAGGCGCCATGGGATACCTCTTGAAGCGCGCGGCGGCTTCCGAGTTGAAGATCGCCATCCGCGAGGTGATGAAGGGCCATCATTATGTAAGCCCGCTCGTGACCCGGAACGCCCTGGAGCTGCTGATTTCGTCTGCGACACCGGGAGGCAAGCCCTCGGACCGCCTGACTCCTCGCCAGCGAGAGGTTCTGCAATTGGTGGCCGAAGGGCGGAGCCGCAAGGAAATTGCGTCCATCTTGAACATTTCCATAAAGACGGTGGAGTTTCATAAGTCGACGCTCGCCCGAGAGCTCAACTTGCACACCGTTGCGGACTTCACTCGCTATGCGATCGAGCATCGCATCATCCCCGCCGAACGCTCTTCTTAA